The proteins below are encoded in one region of Streptomyces roseirectus:
- a CDS encoding DUF7059 domain-containing protein, whose product MSEATLSPLPSSDRVDVTARLREALLAASFTADGLLDLLGAPAYAALARSETVPALRATRGGSPLETLVRLFLLQHTVPHARVADVLPVDACVESGWLTREGAEVAATVDVRPYGGPDGEDWYVVSDLGCAVGGAGGIGKRDEAVVLGVGGASTTLAGITVRTPVASALDLGTGSGIQALHAARHATRVTATDLNPRALHITALTLALSGVPAADLRAGSLYEPLRDGETYDLVVSNPPFVISPGARLTYRDGGMGGDDLCRALVQGAGERLNDGGYAQFLANWQHVEGEDWQDRLRSWVPRGCDAWIVQREVQDVTQYAELWLRDAGDHRDDPTAYQERYDAWLDEFEARKVKAVGFGWITLRRTSAAEPSLTVEEWPHSVEQPLGDAIRAHFERVDYLRDHDDAALLAAHFTLAPEVVQEQVGLPGADDPEHVVLRQHRGMRRATKVDTVGAGFAGVCDGSLSAGVILDAIAQLVGEDPVVLRDRTPAQIRLLVEQGFLEPVTA is encoded by the coding sequence GTGAGTGAAGCCACCCTCTCCCCGCTGCCCTCGTCCGACCGCGTCGATGTGACCGCCCGGCTGCGCGAGGCCCTGCTCGCGGCCTCGTTCACCGCCGACGGCCTGCTCGACCTGCTCGGCGCCCCCGCGTACGCGGCGCTGGCCCGCAGCGAGACGGTGCCGGCGCTGCGCGCGACGCGCGGCGGCTCACCGCTGGAGACACTGGTCCGCCTCTTCCTCCTCCAGCACACGGTGCCCCACGCACGCGTGGCGGACGTCCTGCCGGTCGACGCGTGCGTGGAGAGCGGCTGGCTGACCCGCGAGGGCGCCGAGGTCGCGGCCACCGTCGACGTACGCCCGTACGGCGGGCCCGACGGCGAGGACTGGTACGTCGTCTCGGACCTCGGATGCGCGGTCGGCGGCGCCGGCGGCATCGGCAAGCGGGACGAGGCCGTCGTGCTCGGCGTCGGCGGCGCCTCGACGACGCTCGCCGGGATCACCGTCCGCACGCCCGTCGCCTCCGCGCTCGACCTCGGCACCGGCTCCGGCATCCAGGCGCTGCACGCCGCCCGGCACGCCACGCGCGTGACGGCCACCGACCTCAACCCCCGCGCCCTGCACATCACCGCCCTCACGCTCGCCCTTTCCGGCGTCCCGGCGGCCGACCTGCGCGCGGGCTCGCTGTACGAGCCCCTGCGAGACGGCGAGACGTACGACCTGGTCGTCTCCAACCCGCCCTTCGTCATCTCCCCCGGCGCCCGCCTGACCTACCGGGACGGCGGCATGGGCGGCGACGACCTGTGCCGCGCGCTCGTCCAGGGCGCCGGCGAGCGGCTGAACGACGGCGGGTACGCGCAGTTCCTCGCCAACTGGCAGCACGTCGAGGGCGAGGACTGGCAGGACCGGCTGCGCTCCTGGGTGCCGCGCGGCTGCGACGCCTGGATCGTCCAGCGCGAGGTGCAGGACGTCACCCAGTACGCCGAGCTGTGGCTGCGCGACGCCGGCGACCACCGCGACGACCCGACGGCCTACCAGGAGCGCTACGACGCCTGGCTGGACGAGTTCGAGGCGCGCAAGGTGAAGGCCGTCGGCTTCGGGTGGATCACCCTGCGCAGGACGTCCGCCGCCGAGCCGTCCCTCACGGTCGAGGAGTGGCCGCACTCCGTCGAGCAGCCCCTCGGGGACGCGATCCGCGCGCACTTCGAGCGCGTCGACTACCTGCGCGACCACGACGACGCGGCCCTCCTCGCCGCCCACTTCACGCTCGCCCCCGAGGTCGTCCAGGAACAGGTCGGGCTGCCCGGCGCGGACGACCCCGAGCACGTCGTCCTGCGCCAGCACCGGGGGATGCGCCGGGCCACCAAGGTCGACACCGTCGGCGCCGGGTTCGCGGGCGTGTGCGACGGGTCGCTGAGCGCCGGGGTGATCCTCGACGCGATCGCCCAGCTCGTCGGCGAGGACCCGGTGGTGCTGCGGGACCGTACGCCCGCGCAGATCCGGCTGCTGGTGGAACAGGGGTTCCTGGAGCCGGTCACCGCGTGA
- a CDS encoding small secreted protein, which produces MNKKLAAALSGGAVLILTLSGCSGDKNEVNKDLVAWAGKLCSDLPALKAKIDTASDSIQKVSSNGLPPKVVQQTLSQAFQEQADGYKGIADAISAAGVPPGVDEGATKQQNAVTALTALSTSYAGLKTKTDALDTKSEGKFSVGLEAVASDLKTLKTSDTALTDLETGEVKRAMVEQDSCKQTAVPSAPASESASVGGAGAPSGAATPSGAGAGAGAGAGAGSASGSATPSASSTAG; this is translated from the coding sequence GTGAACAAGAAGCTCGCGGCCGCGCTGTCCGGCGGTGCGGTTCTGATACTGACGCTGTCGGGATGCAGCGGCGACAAGAACGAGGTGAACAAGGACCTCGTCGCCTGGGCGGGCAAGCTCTGCTCCGACCTGCCGGCACTGAAGGCCAAGATCGACACCGCCAGCGACTCGATCCAGAAGGTCTCCAGCAACGGCCTCCCCCCGAAGGTGGTCCAGCAGACGCTGTCCCAGGCGTTCCAGGAGCAGGCCGACGGCTACAAGGGCATCGCGGACGCCATCAGCGCCGCCGGCGTGCCCCCGGGCGTCGACGAGGGCGCCACGAAGCAGCAGAACGCCGTCACGGCCCTCACCGCGCTCTCCACGTCGTACGCCGGCCTCAAGACCAAGACCGACGCGCTCGACACCAAGAGCGAGGGCAAGTTCTCCGTCGGCCTCGAAGCCGTCGCCTCCGACCTCAAGACCCTCAAGACCAGCGACACCGCGCTGACCGACCTGGAGACGGGTGAGGTGAAGCGGGCGATGGTGGAGCAGGACAGCTGCAAGCAGACGGCGGTTCCGTCGGCACCGGCGTCGGAGTCGGCGTCGGTCGGGGGCGCGGGGGCGCCTTCGGGGGCGGCTACGCCGTCGGGGGCCGGCGCGGGCGCCGGTGCTGGTGCCGGTGCGGGCTCGGCTTCTGGTTCGGCCACGCCGAGCGCTTCTTCCACGGCGGGCTGA
- a CDS encoding sodium-translocating pyrophosphatase, producing MAELTDGNRVLVVVIALVALAALAVAGVLLRQVLRAGEGTDRMKEIAAAVQEGANAYLARQLRTLGVFAVVVVFLLLLLPADDWNQRIGRSLFFLIGAAFSAATGYIGMWLAVRSNVRVAAAAREATPAEGEPEKDLTAVSHKAMKIAFRTGGVVGMFTVGLGLFGASCVVLVYAADAPKVLEGFGLGAALIAMFMRVGGGIFTKAADVGADLVGKVEKGIPEDDPRNAATIADNVGDNVGDCAGMAADLFESYAVTLVAALILGKAAFGDAGLAFPLLVPAIGVITAMIGVFAVAPRRSDRSGMSAINRGFFISAVISLALVALAVFVYLPGSYGDLDGVGDTAISGRDGDPRVLALVAVAIGIVLAALIQQLTGYFTETTRRPVKDIGKTSLTGPATVVLAGISIGLESAVYTALLIGLGVYGAFLLGGTSIMLALFAVALAGTGLLTTVGVIVAMDTFGPVSDNAQGIAEMSGDVEGAGAQVLTDLDAVGNTTKAITKGIAIATAVLAAAALFGSYRDAITTGARDVGEQLSGDGAPMSLMMDISQPNNLVGLIAGAAVVFLFSGLAINAVSRSAGSVVFEVRRQFREKPGIMDYTEKPEYGRVVDICTKDALRELATPGLLAVMAPIFVGFTLGVGALGAFLAGAIGAGTLMAVFLANSGGAWDNAKKLVEDGRHGGKGSEAHAATVIGDTVGDPFKDTAGPAINPLLKVMNLVSLLIAPAVIKFSYGADESVGVRVLVAVLALAVIVGAVYVSKRRGIAVGDEEEDAAGKGAGAQRGAAVP from the coding sequence ATGGCGGAGCTGACCGACGGAAATCGTGTCCTGGTGGTGGTCATCGCCCTCGTCGCGCTGGCGGCGCTCGCCGTCGCGGGTGTGCTGCTGCGTCAGGTGCTGCGGGCCGGCGAGGGCACCGACCGCATGAAGGAGATCGCGGCGGCGGTCCAGGAGGGCGCGAACGCCTATCTCGCGAGGCAACTGCGCACGCTCGGCGTGTTCGCGGTGGTCGTGGTCTTCCTTCTGCTGTTGCTGCCGGCCGACGACTGGAATCAGCGGATCGGACGTTCGCTGTTCTTTCTGATAGGAGCGGCGTTCTCCGCGGCCACCGGTTATATCGGCATGTGGCTCGCGGTGCGCAGTAATGTACGGGTCGCCGCGGCGGCCAGAGAAGCGACACCGGCGGAAGGTGAACCGGAAAAGGATCTCACCGCCGTCAGCCACAAAGCGATGAAGATCGCGTTCCGTACGGGTGGCGTCGTCGGCATGTTCACGGTCGGCCTCGGCCTCTTCGGCGCCTCCTGCGTCGTCCTGGTCTACGCGGCCGACGCCCCGAAGGTCCTGGAGGGCTTCGGCCTGGGCGCCGCCCTCATCGCCATGTTCATGCGGGTCGGCGGCGGCATCTTCACCAAGGCCGCCGACGTCGGCGCCGACCTGGTCGGCAAGGTCGAGAAGGGCATCCCGGAGGACGACCCCCGCAACGCCGCGACCATCGCCGACAACGTGGGCGACAACGTCGGCGACTGCGCGGGGATGGCCGCCGACCTCTTCGAGTCCTACGCCGTGACCCTGGTCGCCGCGCTGATCCTCGGCAAGGCCGCCTTCGGCGACGCCGGACTCGCGTTCCCGCTGCTGGTCCCGGCGATCGGTGTGATCACCGCCATGATCGGCGTCTTCGCGGTCGCCCCGCGCCGCAGCGACCGCAGCGGCATGAGCGCCATCAACCGCGGCTTCTTCATCTCCGCCGTGATCTCCCTCGCCCTGGTCGCCCTCGCCGTCTTCGTCTACCTGCCGGGCTCCTACGGCGACCTGGACGGCGTCGGCGACACCGCGATCAGCGGCCGGGACGGCGATCCGCGCGTCCTCGCCCTGGTCGCCGTCGCCATCGGGATCGTCCTGGCCGCGCTGATCCAGCAGCTCACCGGGTACTTCACGGAGACCACCCGGCGGCCCGTCAAGGACATCGGCAAGACGTCCCTCACAGGCCCCGCGACCGTCGTCCTGGCCGGGATCTCCATCGGCCTCGAATCGGCCGTCTACACCGCCCTGCTGATCGGCCTCGGGGTGTACGGGGCGTTCCTGCTCGGCGGGACGTCGATCATGCTCGCCCTGTTCGCGGTCGCGCTGGCCGGGACCGGGCTGCTGACGACCGTCGGCGTGATCGTCGCCATGGACACCTTCGGGCCCGTCTCCGACAACGCCCAGGGCATCGCCGAGATGTCCGGGGACGTCGAGGGCGCGGGCGCGCAGGTGCTCACCGACCTCGACGCCGTCGGCAACACCACCAAGGCCATCACCAAGGGCATCGCCATCGCCACCGCCGTCCTCGCCGCCGCCGCGCTCTTCGGGTCGTACCGGGACGCCATCACCACGGGCGCGCGCGATGTCGGCGAACAGCTCAGCGGGGACGGGGCGCCGATGAGCCTGATGATGGACATCTCGCAGCCCAACAACCTCGTCGGGCTGATCGCGGGCGCGGCCGTCGTGTTCCTGTTCTCCGGGCTCGCCATCAACGCGGTGTCCCGGTCGGCCGGTTCGGTCGTCTTCGAGGTGCGCCGGCAGTTCCGCGAGAAGCCCGGGATCATGGACTACACCGAGAAACCCGAGTACGGGCGGGTCGTCGACATCTGCACGAAGGACGCACTGCGGGAACTCGCCACGCCGGGGCTGCTCGCCGTCATGGCGCCCATCTTCGTCGGGTTCACGCTGGGCGTCGGCGCGCTCGGCGCGTTCCTCGCGGGCGCGATCGGCGCGGGCACGCTGATGGCCGTCTTCCTCGCGAACTCCGGGGGCGCCTGGGACAACGCCAAGAAGCTCGTCGAGGACGGCCGGCACGGCGGCAAGGGCAGCGAGGCGCACGCCGCGACCGTCATCGGCGACACGGTCGGCGACCCCTTCAAGGACACCGCCGGGCCCGCCATCAACCCGCTGCTGAAGGTCATGAACCTCGTCTCCCTGCTGATCGCCCCCGCGGTGATCAAGTTCTCGTACGGCGCGGACGAGAGCGTCGGCGTGCGGGTGCTGGTCGCGGTGCTCGCGCTCGCGGTGATCGTGGGGGCGGTGTACGTGTCCAAACGGCGGGGGATCGCGGTGGGGGACGAGGAGGAGGACGCGGCCGGGAAAGGGGCGGGCGCGCAGCGGGGGGCGGCTGTTCCGTAG
- a CDS encoding ATP-binding protein, with translation MATVELRFSALPEHVRTARLVAAAVARRAGVDEAVLDEVRLAVGEACTRAVGLHQSAGLTAPVKVALIEEEKQFSIEVGDEAPAAAPGDGASGGPEAEEDDMGLAVISGLVDDVQVTPGLIRMTWPATSA, from the coding sequence ATGGCCACCGTTGAACTCCGCTTCAGCGCGCTGCCCGAGCACGTCAGGACCGCCCGACTGGTGGCGGCAGCGGTGGCGCGCAGGGCCGGAGTGGACGAGGCCGTACTCGACGAGGTCCGGCTCGCCGTCGGCGAGGCATGCACGCGCGCGGTGGGGCTCCACCAGAGCGCCGGGCTCACCGCGCCCGTGAAGGTCGCGCTGATCGAGGAGGAGAAGCAGTTCTCCATCGAGGTCGGCGACGAGGCCCCGGCCGCGGCCCCCGGCGACGGCGCGTCCGGCGGCCCCGAGGCCGAGGAGGACGACATGGGCCTCGCGGTCATCAGCGGGCTCGTGGACGACGTACAGGTCACCCCGGGACTGATCCGGATGACGTGGCCGGCCACATCGGCATAA
- the bldG gene encoding anti-sigma factor antagonist BldG, with protein sequence MDLSLSTETIGDRTIVRVGGEIDVYTAPKLREQLVELVNDGSFHLVVDMEGVDFLDSTGLGVLVGGLKRVRAHEGSLRLVCNQERILKIFRITGLTKVFPIHTSVEDAVQATD encoded by the coding sequence GTGGACCTGTCCCTGTCGACCGAGACCATCGGCGATCGCACGATCGTCAGGGTCGGTGGCGAAATCGACGTATATACCGCGCCCAAGCTGCGTGAGCAGCTGGTCGAGCTGGTGAACGACGGGAGTTTCCACCTCGTCGTCGACATGGAGGGCGTGGACTTCCTCGACTCCACCGGGCTCGGCGTGCTGGTCGGCGGTCTCAAGCGTGTGCGCGCCCACGAGGGCTCGCTGCGACTGGTCTGCAACCAGGAGCGCATTCTCAAGATCTTCCGGATCACGGGGCTCACCAAGGTGTTCCCGATCCACACCTCGGTCGAGGACGCGGTGCAGGCCACCGACTGA
- a CDS encoding DEAD/DEAH box helicase, whose protein sequence is MAFNHLPAGVHDAFAPLSVTPVTHSVPMAKKHRSDRPSPQALLHSLAATPERASRITHTEHLPPRAGRHAVWPDRIRAEVIAAVRAYGIPDPWAHQALAAEHALDGDSVVVATGTASGKSLAYLVPVLSALLDGSEAPNGRGATALYLAPTKALAADQLRSVKELSQPLGTSVRPAVYDGDTPVEEREWVRQYGTYVLTNPDMLHRGILPSHARWSSFLKALKFVVVDECHTYRGVFGSHVAQVLRRLRRLCARYGSSPVFLLASATAAEPSVAAGRLTGLPVVEVADDASPRGELAFALWEPPLTELEGEKGAPVRRTAIAETADLLTDLAVQNVRTVAFVRSRRGAELISVIAQERLAEVDRSLARRVAAYRGGYLPEERRALEGALHSGELLGLAATTALELGVDVSGLDAVLIAGYPGTRASLWQQAGRAGRGGEGALAILVARDDPLDTFLVHHPEALFDQPVESTVLDPDNPYVLAPHLCAAASELPLTEDDFELFGPSAKDLLPQLEAARLLRRRTKAWHWTRRERAADLADIRGEGGTPVQIVESGTGRLLGTVDAGSAHTSVHEGAVHLHQGRTYLVRSLDLDDATALVEEASPPYSTIARDTTSIAVLSTDAEIPWGEGTLHYGSVEVTNQVVSFLRRRVLTGEVLGETKLDLPPRTLRTRAVWWTLTEDQLERANISPEILGGALHAAEHASIGMLPLFATCDRWDIGGVSIPLHPDTLLPTVFVYDGHPGGAGFAERAFHTAAPWLTATLEAITTCPCDTGCPSCIQSPKCGNGNEPLHKRGAVRVLRELLRGATGA, encoded by the coding sequence ATGGCATTCAATCACTTACCGGCAGGCGTGCACGACGCCTTCGCTCCATTGTCCGTCACGCCGGTGACACACTCGGTGCCGATGGCCAAGAAACACCGATCCGATCGACCCTCGCCGCAGGCCCTGCTGCACAGCCTCGCAGCCACGCCCGAGCGCGCCTCGCGCATCACCCATACGGAGCACTTGCCCCCGCGCGCGGGCCGTCATGCCGTCTGGCCGGACCGGATCCGCGCGGAGGTGATCGCGGCCGTGCGCGCGTACGGCATCCCGGACCCCTGGGCGCACCAGGCACTCGCGGCCGAACACGCCCTGGACGGCGACTCGGTGGTGGTCGCCACGGGCACCGCCTCGGGCAAGTCCCTGGCCTATCTCGTACCGGTCCTGAGCGCCCTGCTGGACGGCTCCGAGGCCCCCAACGGCCGTGGCGCGACCGCTCTCTACCTCGCCCCGACGAAGGCGCTGGCGGCGGATCAGCTGCGTTCGGTGAAGGAACTTTCACAACCTCTCGGCACCTCGGTGCGTCCTGCTGTGTACGACGGGGACACACCGGTGGAGGAGCGTGAATGGGTACGGCAGTACGGCACCTACGTGCTCACCAATCCGGACATGCTGCACCGTGGCATCCTCCCCTCGCACGCGCGCTGGTCGTCGTTCCTCAAGGCCCTGAAGTTCGTCGTGGTGGACGAATGTCACACCTACCGGGGTGTGTTCGGCTCCCACGTCGCCCAAGTCCTGCGCCGGCTGCGGCGCCTGTGCGCCCGCTACGGCTCCTCCCCGGTGTTCCTGCTGGCCTCGGCGACGGCCGCCGAGCCCTCCGTCGCGGCCGGGCGGCTGACGGGCCTGCCGGTCGTCGAGGTCGCGGACGACGCCTCCCCGCGCGGGGAGCTGGCGTTCGCCCTGTGGGAGCCGCCGCTGACCGAACTGGAGGGCGAGAAGGGCGCCCCGGTGCGGCGCACGGCGATCGCCGAGACGGCCGACCTGCTGACCGACCTCGCCGTCCAGAACGTCCGCACGGTCGCCTTCGTGCGCTCGCGGCGCGGTGCCGAGCTGATCTCCGTCATCGCCCAGGAACGGCTCGCGGAGGTCGACCGGTCGCTCGCGCGCAGGGTGGCCGCGTACCGGGGCGGCTACCTGCCCGAGGAGCGGCGCGCGCTCGAAGGCGCCCTGCACTCCGGCGAGTTGCTGGGCCTCGCCGCGACGACGGCCCTGGAGCTGGGCGTGGACGTCTCGGGGCTGGACGCCGTCCTGATAGCCGGGTACCCCGGCACGCGGGCGTCCCTGTGGCAGCAGGCGGGGCGCGCGGGGCGGGGCGGTGAGGGGGCGCTCGCGATCCTCGTCGCGCGTGACGACCCGCTGGACACGTTCCTCGTCCACCATCCCGAGGCGCTGTTCGACCAGCCCGTCGAGTCGACGGTCCTCGACCCCGACAACCCGTACGTCCTCGCGCCCCATCTGTGTGCTGCGGCGTCCGAACTTCCGCTGACCGAGGACGACTTCGAGCTGTTCGGGCCCTCCGCCAAGGATCTCCTCCCGCAGTTGGAGGCGGCCCGGCTGCTGCGCCGGCGCACCAAGGCGTGGCACTGGACGCGCCGCGAGCGCGCCGCCGACCTCGCGGACATCCGGGGCGAGGGGGGTACGCCGGTCCAGATCGTCGAGTCCGGCACCGGGCGCCTCCTCGGCACCGTCGACGCCGGCTCCGCGCACACGTCCGTCCACGAGGGCGCCGTCCACCTCCACCAGGGGCGCACGTACCTCGTCCGCTCGCTCGACCTGGACGACGCGACGGCCCTCGTTGAGGAGGCCAGCCCCCCGTACTCGACGATCGCCCGCGACACGACGTCCATCGCGGTGCTCTCCACGGACGCCGAGATCCCCTGGGGCGAGGGGACGCTGCACTACGGCTCCGTCGAGGTCACCAACCAGGTCGTCTCGTTCCTGCGGCGCCGGGTGCTGACGGGCGAGGTCCTGGGCGAGACCAAGCTCGACCTCCCGCCCCGCACACTGCGCACCCGCGCGGTCTGGTGGACGCTGACGGAGGACCAGTTGGAGCGGGCGAACATCTCCCCGGAGATCCTGGGCGGCGCTCTCCACGCCGCCGAACACGCCTCCATCGGCATGCTCCCCCTCTTCGCGACCTGCGACCGCTGGGACATCGGCGGCGTCTCCATCCCCCTCCACCCCGACACCCTCCTCCCCACGGTCTTCGTCTACGACGGCCACCCCGGCGGCGCCGGCTTCGCAGAGCGCGCCTTCCACACCGCCGCGCCCTGGCTCACCGCCACCCTGGAAGCCATCACCACCTGCCCCTGCGACACCGGCTGCCCCTCCTGCATCCAGTCCCCCAAATGCGGCAACGGCAACGAACCGCTGCACAAACGGGGGGCGGTACGGGTACTGCGGGAGCTGCTTCGGGGGGCGACGGGGGCGTGA
- a CDS encoding Rv3654c family TadE-like protein, producing the protein MRRSRDRGSASVWGLFVVGVLCVVFGGVLALGQAVVVRHRAAGGADLAALAAAGGVLEGEAAACERAGRVARAQGGWVVRCVVVGEVVDLTVGVGKGPFAAEARARAGRVEVGGG; encoded by the coding sequence GTGAGGCGTTCACGTGACCGGGGGTCGGCCAGCGTGTGGGGGCTCTTCGTGGTGGGGGTGCTGTGTGTCGTGTTCGGGGGTGTGCTGGCGCTGGGGCAGGCCGTCGTCGTCCGGCATCGGGCCGCCGGTGGGGCTGATCTCGCGGCGTTGGCCGCTGCGGGGGGTGTGCTGGAGGGGGAGGCGGCGGCTTGTGAGCGGGCCGGGCGGGTGGCTCGGGCGCAGGGTGGGTGGGTGGTGCGGTGTGTTGTCGTGGGGGAGGTGGTGGATCTGACGGTGGGGGTGGGGAAGGGGCCGTTCGCGGCGGAGGCGCGGGCTCGGGCGGGGCGTGTGGAGGTGGGAGGAGGGTGA
- a CDS encoding TadE family type IV pilus minor pilin, translated as MRRSERGGDRGFVTAEAAVVLPVLVAFCMALVWGLLAVVVQIRCVDAASAGARAAAREETEEVVVRVVRATAPRGARVSVGRAGDQVRVVVVAKPAGFGVLPFEVREEAVAVSEGVVGP; from the coding sequence ATGCGTCGGTCTGAGCGGGGCGGGGATCGCGGGTTCGTCACCGCTGAGGCGGCCGTCGTGCTGCCGGTGCTCGTCGCGTTCTGCATGGCGCTGGTGTGGGGGCTGCTCGCGGTCGTCGTCCAGATCCGGTGTGTCGACGCGGCGAGTGCGGGGGCGCGGGCCGCTGCGCGGGAGGAGACCGAGGAGGTGGTCGTCCGGGTGGTCCGGGCGACCGCCCCTCGGGGGGCCCGGGTGTCGGTCGGGCGCGCGGGGGATCAGGTCCGGGTGGTGGTCGTCGCGAAGCCGGCCGGGTTCGGGGTGCTGCCGTTCGAGGTGCGGGAGGAGGCCGTGGCTGTGTCCGAGGGGGTGGTGGGGCCGTGA
- a CDS encoding DUF4244 domain-containing protein, which yields MATSEYAVGILAAVGIAMAFYKVVTSDAVSAQLAAIVSRALNASV from the coding sequence ATGGCGACCTCCGAATACGCCGTCGGAATTCTGGCGGCCGTGGGGATCGCGATGGCGTTCTACAAGGTGGTGACCAGTGACGCCGTCTCCGCTCAACTGGCCGCGATCGTCTCCAGGGCGCTCAATGCGTCGGTCTGA
- a CDS encoding type II secretion system F family protein, giving the protein MRSAYELALGAALACAGVVFWTLGERRHGVRRARLLLAGGGVVAADGWDAGRELRRVRERWRAEWWAPVVGVVLGLLGASPLPVLAGAVAVPFLRRLRRAAEERRERERRTDAVIGLCSVLAGEVRAGRQPGEALSLAARETAGLEEARAGVLAAARFGGDVPGALAVAARQPGAEGLLGLAACWRVAVDQGAGLAAGLDRVEEALRTERDQRADLRAQLAGPRATAVMLAGLPVVGLGLGAVIGADPLGVLLHSGAGVGCLVVGGVLEAVGVWWVVRIVRGAEVV; this is encoded by the coding sequence GTGAGGTCGGCGTACGAACTGGCGCTGGGGGCGGCCCTGGCGTGTGCCGGGGTCGTGTTCTGGACCCTCGGGGAGCGGCGGCACGGGGTCCGCCGGGCGCGGCTGCTGCTCGCCGGGGGCGGGGTCGTCGCGGCCGACGGGTGGGACGCCGGGCGGGAGCTGCGGCGGGTGCGGGAGCGGTGGCGGGCCGAGTGGTGGGCGCCGGTCGTCGGGGTCGTGCTGGGGCTGCTGGGGGCGTCCCCGCTGCCGGTGCTCGCCGGGGCCGTCGCGGTGCCGTTCCTGCGGCGGCTGCGGCGGGCCGCCGAGGAGCGTCGGGAGCGGGAGCGGCGTACGGACGCGGTGATCGGGCTGTGCTCCGTGCTCGCCGGTGAGGTGCGGGCGGGGCGGCAGCCGGGGGAGGCGTTGTCGCTGGCCGCGCGGGAGACGGCCGGGCTGGAGGAGGCGCGGGCCGGGGTGCTGGCGGCGGCCCGGTTCGGCGGGGACGTGCCGGGTGCCCTCGCCGTCGCCGCGCGGCAGCCCGGGGCGGAGGGGTTGCTGGGGCTCGCCGCCTGCTGGCGGGTGGCCGTCGACCAGGGGGCCGGGCTCGCTGCCGGGCTGGATCGGGTCGAGGAGGCGTTGCGGACGGAGCGGGATCAACGGGCGGATCTGCGGGCGCAGTTGGCCGGGCCCCGGGCGACCGCGGTGATGCTTGCGGGGTTGCCGGTGGTGGGGTTGGGGCTGGGGGCGGTGATCGGGGCGGATCCGCTCGGGGTGCTGCTGCACTCCGGGGCGGGGGTGGGGTGCCTGGTGGTGGGCGGGGTGCTGGAGGCGGTGGGGGTGTGGTGGGTGGTGCGGATCGTTCGGGGGGCGGAGGTGGTGTGA
- a CDS encoding TadA family conjugal transfer-associated ATPase has protein sequence MSAGGVELLDGVREWLALSGGEPTPARVAQALREQGRVLGDAEVLGAADRLRSELVGSGPLEPLLADASVTDVLVSAPDRVWVDRGGGLELTSVVFPDAASVRRLAQRLAAVAGRRLDDARPWVDARLPDGTRLHAVLPPVAVGSTCLSLRVVRPRAFTLDELVAAGTVPPGGDRVLRALLRARLSFLVSGGTGTGKTTLLSALLGLVGPGERIVLAEDSAELRPDHPHVVRLETRPANQEGAGLVTLEDLVRQALRMRPDRLVVGEVRGPEVLDLLAALNTGHEGGCGTVHANAAAGVPARLEALGTAAGLDRAALHSQLGAALSVVLHLVRDGSGRRRIAEVHVLERDPAGLVRTVPALRWGADAFVRETGWGRLRELLGGEEA, from the coding sequence GTGAGTGCTGGTGGGGTCGAGTTGCTGGACGGGGTGCGGGAGTGGCTGGCGTTGAGCGGGGGTGAGCCGACGCCCGCGCGGGTGGCCCAGGCGCTGCGGGAGCAGGGGCGGGTGCTGGGGGATGCGGAGGTGCTGGGGGCGGCGGACCGGCTGCGGTCGGAGCTGGTGGGGAGCGGGCCGTTGGAGCCGCTGCTCGCGGACGCCTCGGTGACCGACGTGCTGGTGTCGGCGCCCGACCGGGTCTGGGTGGACCGGGGCGGCGGGCTGGAGCTGACGTCCGTCGTCTTCCCGGACGCGGCCTCCGTGCGGCGGCTCGCGCAGCGGCTGGCGGCGGTCGCCGGGCGCAGGCTCGACGACGCCCGGCCCTGGGTCGACGCCCGGCTGCCCGACGGGACCCGGCTCCACGCGGTGCTGCCGCCGGTGGCCGTGGGGTCCACGTGCCTGTCGCTGCGCGTCGTGCGGCCGCGGGCGTTCACGCTCGACGAGCTGGTGGCCGCGGGGACCGTGCCGCCGGGCGGCGACCGGGTGCTGCGCGCACTGCTGCGGGCCAGGCTGTCGTTCCTGGTCAGCGGGGGCACCGGGACCGGGAAGACGACGCTGCTGAGCGCGCTGCTCGGGCTCGTCGGGCCCGGTGAGCGGATCGTCCTCGCGGAGGACTCCGCCGAGCTGCGCCCCGACCACCCGCACGTCGTCCGGCTGGAGACGAGACCGGCCAACCAGGAGGGCGCGGGTCTGGTCACCCTGGAAGACCTCGTCCGGCAGGCGCTGCGGATGCGCCCGGACCGGCTGGTCGTGGGGGAAGTGCGGGGGCCCGAGGTGCTGGATCTGCTGGCGGCCCTGAACACCGGTCACGAGGGCGGCTGCGGGACCGTCCACGCCAACGCCGCCGCCGGGGTGCCCGCCCGGCTCGAAGCGCTCGGCACGGCCGCCGGGCTCGACCGGGCCGCGCTGCACAGCCAGTTGGGGGCCGCCCTGTCCGTCGTCCTGCACCTGGTGCGCGACGGGAGCGGGCGGCGGCGGATCGCCGAGGTGCACGTGCTGGAACGGGACCCGGCGGGGCTGGTGCGGACCGTGCCGGCGCTGCGGTGGGGCGCGGACGCGTTCGTCCGGGAGACCGGGTGGGGGCGGCTGCGGGAGCTGCTGGGAGGTGAGGAGGCGTGA